Proteins found in one Halogeometricum rufum genomic segment:
- a CDS encoding helix-hairpin-helix domain-containing protein — MSDDDSESRLTVVCRDGTTIGCTNFKAIESGVLLTEDLKKNRVFGFVSADEVRFVLPTERARDLTEGGQTADDDGFDDPLMQLPGLGSTYAKRLRSAGYASVEDLAGADPETLVEETGANDEQAAEWVEQARLKSDDTASEEADEDVDEEVETVEDDEGETDEEADEGETDEEADEGETDEEADEGET, encoded by the coding sequence ATGAGCGACGACGACTCCGAGTCGCGGCTGACCGTCGTCTGTCGGGACGGCACGACCATCGGCTGTACGAACTTCAAAGCGATAGAGAGCGGCGTCCTCCTGACCGAGGACCTGAAGAAGAACCGGGTGTTCGGGTTCGTCTCCGCGGACGAGGTGCGGTTCGTCCTCCCGACCGAACGGGCGCGCGACCTCACGGAGGGAGGGCAGACGGCCGACGACGACGGGTTCGACGACCCACTGATGCAACTACCCGGATTGGGTTCGACGTACGCGAAACGGCTCCGGAGCGCGGGCTACGCGTCGGTCGAGGACCTCGCTGGCGCGGACCCCGAGACGCTCGTCGAGGAGACGGGCGCGAACGACGAACAGGCGGCCGAGTGGGTCGAACAGGCGCGACTGAAGTCGGACGACACGGCGAGCGAGGAGGCCGACGAGGACGTGGACGAAGAGGTCGAAACCGTCGAAGACGACGAAGGCGAAACCGACGAGGAAGCTGACGAAGGCGAAACCGACGAGGAAGCTGACGAAGGCGAAACCGACGAGGAAGCTGACGAAGGCGAAAC
- a CDS encoding ABC transporter substrate-binding protein has translation MARDSKFGQSRRRFLRAGAGIVGLGAFAGCTGQSDGASTETESGDRSATASETTADPTATESETATASAEPYEVSMEPVGTVTFDEVPETWVPYTGDYADMGVALGQAEGLSAIGVRARFGAHLYDELDGVSVATDELTQLWQDGTGKEVFYELDADVHLVDPNFMVNRLQWSRADVEEITSNVAPFVGNTVFTRVYDWHDYSYYSLYEAFEKVAQVFQQRERYEAFRAYHDDVLADLQSRLPAETPAVAVLYPAGVPPESFYPYLVGDGTQSKHWRDLNVGDALAKHDVTDAQAGGGTIDYETLLEIDPDALAIRLQGEITPTYFDEKIRSHLESHDVASQLTAVQNDRVVYGGLTYQGPIIHLFQLERAAQGLYPDAFGGEELFDRGRVSDIVTGDF, from the coding sequence ATGGCACGAGACTCGAAGTTCGGACAGTCGCGGCGGCGGTTCCTCCGGGCCGGCGCGGGCATCGTCGGCCTCGGTGCGTTCGCCGGTTGTACGGGCCAGAGCGACGGCGCATCGACCGAGACAGAGTCCGGCGACCGGTCGGCGACGGCGTCGGAGACGACGGCCGACCCGACGGCGACGGAGTCGGAGACGGCGACGGCGTCCGCCGAACCGTACGAGGTGTCGATGGAACCGGTGGGGACGGTGACGTTCGACGAGGTGCCGGAGACGTGGGTCCCGTACACGGGCGACTACGCCGACATGGGCGTCGCACTCGGGCAGGCGGAGGGTCTGTCGGCGATCGGCGTCCGCGCCCGGTTCGGCGCGCACCTGTACGACGAACTCGACGGCGTCTCCGTCGCCACGGACGAACTCACGCAACTGTGGCAGGACGGCACGGGCAAGGAGGTGTTCTACGAACTCGACGCGGACGTCCACCTCGTCGACCCTAACTTCATGGTCAACCGACTCCAGTGGAGTCGGGCCGACGTGGAGGAGATAACGTCGAACGTCGCACCGTTCGTCGGCAACACGGTGTTCACGCGGGTGTACGACTGGCACGACTACTCGTACTACTCGCTGTACGAGGCGTTCGAGAAGGTCGCGCAGGTGTTCCAGCAACGGGAGCGCTACGAGGCGTTCCGCGCGTACCACGACGACGTCCTCGCGGACCTGCAGTCTCGCCTCCCCGCCGAGACGCCGGCCGTCGCCGTCCTCTATCCGGCGGGCGTCCCGCCAGAGTCGTTCTACCCGTACCTCGTCGGCGACGGGACGCAGTCGAAGCACTGGCGGGACCTGAACGTCGGCGACGCACTGGCGAAGCACGACGTCACGGACGCGCAGGCGGGCGGCGGCACCATCGACTACGAGACGCTCCTCGAAATCGACCCCGACGCGCTGGCTATCCGGTTACAGGGCGAAATCACCCCGACGTACTTCGACGAGAAGATACGCTCGCACCTGGAGAGTCACGACGTCGCCAGCCAACTCACCGCGGTCCAGAACGACCGGGTCGTCTACGGCGGCCTGACGTACCAGGGGCCCATCATCCATCTGTTCCAACTCGAACGGGCGGCGCAAGGGCTCTACCCGGATGCGTTCGGCGGCGAGGAACTGTTCGACCGCGGGCGAGTCAGCGACATCGTGACCGGCGACTTCTGA
- a CDS encoding 3-keto-5-aminohexanoate cleavage protein, protein MASLDTGPLNRYDRLTGENTRALGDDPSDEIRERRIEPELEVFNNGHLNEVYGLLERRDLADPAYATLIFGPGTLTHPRHRTF, encoded by the coding sequence GTGGCCTCCCTCGACACGGGACCGCTGAACCGCTACGACCGCCTGACCGGCGAGAACACGCGCGCTCTCGGCGACGACCCGTCCGACGAGATACGAGAACGGAGAATCGAGCCCGAGTTGGAGGTGTTCAACAACGGCCACCTGAACGAGGTGTACGGTCTCCTCGAACGCCGCGACCTCGCCGACCCCGCATACGCCACTCTCATCTTCGGTCCGGGGACACTGACGCACCCTCGTCACAGAACTTTTTGA
- a CDS encoding 3-keto-5-aminohexanoate cleavage protein, translating to MRWATYHTGRRSTRSGSVGTDSRWNHVDRYVGSGLEDDVYYRCGELAASNAPLVERVARLAETWGRPVASTSQARDVLGSS from the coding sequence ATACGATGGGCGACGTACCATACGGGACGACGTTCGACACGCTCGGGTTCGGTCGGCACCGACTCCCGTTGGAATCATGTCGATAGATACGTCGGTTCTGGCCTCGAAGACGACGTCTACTACCGATGCGGCGAGTTGGCCGCGTCGAACGCGCCGTTGGTCGAACGAGTCGCCCGACTCGCCGAGACGTGGGGGAGACCGGTCGCGAGCACGTCTCAGGCGCGAGATGTCCTCGGTTCGAGCTGA
- a CDS encoding AEC family transporter, translating into MGVVSNLVYLLGVLCVGFAGRYVGVLNDARATYLTRFAFYVALPALVFTSTASQPLREVLEPRLVVGFWAVLLSMAGLAWVVHRRESTPGVRSVAVVQSYHCNLGFLGLPIAAVAFGDVVAAKASLVLGVGALTQVPLSVAVLAFVNDSEANLTRELRGFLTNPVVAALVAGLLAAALDVAVPGAVSSALVAVGDLALPVALLAVGASLSIDRESADLSTVGTVVLLKMLVMPAAALVAFSLLSADLSTTRAGVLMLAMPTAVSTFIYATELGGDANLASVNVFATTVASVGTILLVLQFVG; encoded by the coding sequence ATGGGCGTCGTCTCCAATCTCGTCTATCTGCTCGGAGTGCTGTGCGTCGGGTTCGCCGGCCGATACGTCGGGGTGTTGAACGACGCCCGCGCGACCTATCTCACTCGATTCGCCTTCTACGTCGCCCTCCCCGCTCTGGTGTTCACCTCGACGGCCTCCCAACCGCTTCGGGAGGTGCTGGAACCCCGCCTCGTCGTCGGGTTCTGGGCCGTCCTGCTCTCGATGGCCGGCCTGGCGTGGGTCGTCCATCGACGGGAGTCGACGCCCGGAGTTCGGAGCGTCGCCGTCGTACAGTCGTACCACTGCAACCTCGGCTTCCTCGGACTGCCCATCGCGGCGGTGGCGTTCGGCGACGTGGTCGCCGCCAAAGCGAGTCTCGTCCTCGGCGTCGGCGCCCTGACGCAGGTGCCGTTGAGCGTCGCGGTTCTCGCGTTCGTCAACGATTCGGAGGCGAACCTCACGCGCGAACTCCGGGGCTTCCTCACGAACCCCGTCGTCGCGGCACTCGTCGCCGGACTCCTCGCCGCCGCTCTCGACGTCGCCGTCCCCGGCGCAGTCTCGTCGGCCCTCGTCGCAGTCGGTGACCTCGCCCTCCCCGTCGCCCTCCTCGCCGTCGGCGCGTCGCTGTCGATAGACCGAGAGTCGGCCGACCTCTCCACCGTCGGCACCGTCGTCCTCCTCAAGATGCTGGTGATGCCCGCCGCGGCACTCGTCGCGTTCTCCCTGCTCTCGGCGGATCTCTCGACGACACGCGCGGGCGTCCTGATGCTGGCGATGCCGACGGCCGTCTCCACGTTCATCTACGCGACCGAACTCGGCGGCGACGCGAACCTCGCCTCGGTCAACGTGTTCGCGACGACGGTGGCGTCCGTCGGGACGATTCTCCTCGTCCTCCAGTTCGTCGGGTGA
- a CDS encoding iron-containing alcohol dehydrogenase family protein, which translates to MSDDRFRFEFDAPVLRSGSGAAADLGAELAEHGFERALVVCGSTVGRTPAVVDPVESGLGDRLVGVFAETTPEKRLATAYDGLAAARRNDADVLVSLGGGSSLDVAKVVSLLSADDRDPETVGRELAETGTISPPSEPLLPVVAVPTTLAGAEISNGAGVTASPASGLVADPANGGVSDPRLMPAAVVYDSRLFATTPNRVLAASAMNGFDKGIEALYARNRTPVTDATAARGLELLASGLRRLGTEQVDDVVLDPVVEGTMLVQYGVSRPDGTMLSILHAFGHGLTRTYDVQQGAAHGVVAPHVLRYVFDEVDGRRDRLADALGVGDASDPAAAVVERVAAVRDALSLPTRLRDVDGPEPDEFEAVAEAVVSDSFVANAPPGLDPTVADVVEVLREAY; encoded by the coding sequence ATGAGCGACGACCGGTTCCGGTTCGAGTTCGACGCGCCGGTGCTCAGGTCAGGAAGCGGTGCGGCGGCCGACCTCGGCGCGGAACTGGCCGAACACGGCTTCGAACGCGCACTCGTCGTCTGCGGGTCGACCGTCGGTCGGACGCCCGCGGTGGTCGACCCGGTCGAGTCGGGACTGGGTGACAGGCTGGTGGGCGTCTTCGCGGAGACGACGCCCGAGAAACGTCTCGCCACGGCGTACGACGGCCTCGCGGCCGCGCGCCGCAACGACGCGGACGTGCTTGTCAGTCTCGGCGGCGGCAGCAGTCTCGACGTGGCGAAGGTCGTCAGCCTCCTCTCGGCCGACGACAGGGACCCCGAGACGGTGGGCCGAGAACTCGCCGAGACGGGCACGATTTCGCCCCCCTCGGAGCCGCTTCTCCCCGTCGTCGCCGTACCGACGACGCTGGCCGGCGCGGAGATTTCGAACGGCGCGGGCGTGACGGCGTCGCCGGCGTCCGGCCTCGTCGCGGACCCCGCGAACGGCGGCGTCTCGGACCCGCGCCTGATGCCCGCGGCGGTCGTCTACGACTCCCGCCTGTTCGCGACGACGCCGAACCGCGTCCTCGCGGCGTCGGCGATGAACGGGTTCGACAAGGGAATCGAGGCGCTGTACGCGCGGAACAGGACGCCGGTGACCGACGCGACGGCCGCCCGCGGTCTGGAACTCCTGGCGTCCGGTCTCCGGCGACTCGGCACCGAACAGGTGGACGACGTCGTCCTCGACCCCGTCGTCGAGGGGACGATGCTCGTCCAGTACGGCGTCTCGCGACCCGACGGGACGATGCTCTCGATACTCCACGCCTTCGGCCACGGACTGACGCGCACGTACGACGTGCAGCAAGGGGCCGCACACGGCGTCGTCGCCCCGCACGTCCTGCGGTACGTGTTCGACGAGGTGGACGGCCGACGCGACCGACTCGCGGACGCACTCGGCGTCGGCGATGCCTCCGACCCCGCGGCCGCCGTCGTCGAACGCGTCGCGGCCGTCCGCGACGCACTCTCGTTGCCCACCCGCCTCCGCGACGTGGACGGCCCCGAACCCGACGAGTTCGAGGCGGTGGCGGAGGCCGTCGTCTCGGACTCGTTCGTCGCCAACGCTCCGCCGGGACTCGACCCGACGGTGGCGGACGTCGTCGAGGTCCTGCGAGAGGCGTACTGA
- a CDS encoding thiolase domain-containing protein: MPDAYIVGAGQTEFGTFPSESYRTLFAEAFEAAVESVDGPIDAGDVDEAVVGTLGVGGRQLGLSAPAVTEHVGLHNVPSTRVENACAAGGFAVRQAVQAIESGIADVVLAGGVEVMSDMSGDATKYWLGVSGETEWERLTGTTFSGVYAQMASAYLDRYDATTEDLSRVAVKNHANGAKNPKAHLDFACSLADATDAPTVADPLNLYHCCPTSDGAAAVLLASGDVVGEYTDERVRVAGVGAASDRVGLADRDSYTAISASKEAGTRAYEMAGVGPADLDFAEVHDCFAIAELVAYEDLGFCDPGEGATLLREGVTDPGGDLPVNTSGGLKSKGHPIGATGTGQLVEAFDQLTGNAGERQLDDPTYGLAHNVGGSGGATVVHVLEREAAR, translated from the coding sequence ATGCCAGACGCGTACATCGTCGGCGCGGGTCAGACCGAGTTCGGGACGTTTCCGTCCGAGAGTTACCGGACGCTGTTCGCGGAGGCGTTCGAGGCGGCGGTAGAGAGCGTCGACGGGCCGATTGACGCCGGCGACGTCGACGAGGCAGTCGTCGGAACGCTGGGCGTCGGCGGCCGACAACTCGGGCTGTCGGCCCCGGCGGTGACGGAGCACGTCGGCCTGCACAACGTCCCCAGCACGCGCGTCGAGAACGCCTGCGCGGCGGGCGGGTTCGCCGTCAGGCAGGCCGTCCAGGCCATCGAGAGCGGGATAGCCGACGTCGTCCTCGCGGGCGGCGTCGAGGTGATGTCCGACATGAGCGGCGACGCGACGAAGTACTGGCTCGGCGTCAGCGGCGAGACGGAGTGGGAGCGACTCACCGGGACGACGTTCTCGGGCGTCTACGCCCAGATGGCCAGCGCCTACCTCGACCGGTACGACGCGACGACGGAGGACCTCTCGCGCGTGGCGGTGAAGAACCACGCGAACGGCGCGAAGAACCCGAAGGCGCACCTCGACTTCGCCTGTTCGCTGGCGGACGCGACGGACGCGCCGACGGTGGCGGACCCGCTGAACCTCTATCACTGCTGTCCGACCTCCGACGGGGCCGCCGCCGTCCTCCTCGCGAGCGGAGACGTGGTCGGGGAGTACACGGACGAACGGGTTCGCGTCGCGGGCGTCGGCGCCGCCAGCGACCGGGTCGGACTCGCCGACCGCGACTCGTACACGGCCATCTCCGCCTCGAAAGAGGCCGGTACGCGGGCCTACGAGATGGCCGGCGTCGGACCGGCGGACCTCGACTTCGCCGAGGTGCACGACTGCTTCGCCATCGCCGAACTCGTCGCCTACGAGGACCTCGGCTTCTGCGACCCCGGCGAGGGGGCGACGCTCCTCCGCGAGGGCGTCACCGACCCCGGCGGTGACCTGCCGGTGAACACCTCGGGCGGCCTGAAGTCGAAGGGGCACCCCATCGGCGCGACGGGCACCGGCCAACTGGTCGAGGCGTTCGACCAACTGACGGGGAACGCGGGCGAACGGCAACTGGACGACCCGACGTACGGACTCGCCCACAACGTCGGCGGAAGCGGCGGTGCCACCGTCGTCCACGTCCTCGAACGGGAGGCGGCGCGATGA
- a CDS encoding zinc ribbon domain-containing protein, translating to MTLRLAGVGAYAPRNYVTAETIREAWGRFDGAGIRQKSVTGADEDTLTMAYEAARRALSAAGTDPGAVTSLVFGTTTPPTEVESATARLVSFLGLAADATTTQLAGSANVGVEAVTLGLDAGDGETVLVVASDAPRGAPDGDVEHGAGAGAAAVVLTADGAGAVTDRATHTATYPGTRFRPAGESETRALGVTQYDRRAYRETVGGSVAGLDADPDPDAAALGGPDGDLPYRAADEVGLEPETIRAGATVHELGDAGAATPLLGLANALDGGASRVLVVGYGAGSESTAVLVDGDVPTASATEGTVERSYAEYLRLRGVVTPGEPEGGGAYVSVPSWRRTLPQRHRLVAGRCRNCGSLSFPPSGACSSCGTRDSYAEVTLPGTGTVEAATVIGQGGAPPEFVEQQARDGAYVSAVVALDGPDGGTVSAPMQVVETDGKPGVGDELTATVRRVYTQEGVTRYGVKMLPVDAER from the coding sequence ATGACGCTCCGACTCGCGGGCGTCGGCGCGTACGCGCCGCGGAACTACGTCACCGCGGAGACGATACGCGAGGCGTGGGGGCGGTTCGACGGTGCGGGCATCCGGCAGAAGTCCGTGACGGGTGCGGACGAAGACACGCTGACGATGGCCTACGAGGCCGCCCGACGTGCGCTCTCGGCGGCCGGGACGGACCCGGGTGCGGTCACGTCGCTCGTCTTCGGCACGACCACGCCGCCGACCGAGGTGGAGTCGGCGACGGCCAGACTGGTCTCGTTCCTCGGTCTCGCGGCGGACGCGACGACGACGCAACTCGCCGGGAGCGCGAACGTCGGCGTCGAAGCGGTCACGCTCGGACTCGACGCCGGTGACGGCGAGACGGTGCTCGTCGTCGCCAGCGACGCTCCTCGCGGTGCCCCCGACGGCGACGTCGAACACGGGGCGGGCGCGGGCGCGGCGGCAGTCGTCCTCACCGCCGACGGCGCGGGCGCGGTCACGGACCGGGCGACGCACACCGCGACGTACCCGGGAACGCGGTTCAGACCGGCCGGCGAGAGCGAGACGCGGGCGCTCGGCGTCACCCAGTACGACCGGCGGGCGTACCGCGAGACGGTCGGCGGAAGCGTCGCCGGACTCGACGCGGACCCGGACCCGGACGCCGCGGCCCTCGGCGGTCCGGACGGGGACCTGCCGTACCGCGCGGCGGACGAGGTTGGCCTCGAACCCGAGACGATTCGGGCGGGGGCGACCGTCCACGAACTCGGCGACGCGGGCGCGGCGACGCCGCTTCTCGGACTGGCGAACGCGCTCGACGGCGGCGCGTCGCGCGTCCTCGTCGTCGGCTACGGCGCGGGAAGCGAGTCGACGGCCGTCCTCGTCGACGGCGACGTTCCGACCGCGTCGGCGACCGAGGGGACCGTCGAACGCTCCTACGCCGAGTACCTCCGCCTCCGCGGCGTCGTGACTCCGGGCGAACCCGAGGGCGGCGGCGCGTACGTCAGCGTCCCGAGTTGGCGGCGGACGCTCCCCCAGCGACACCGTCTCGTCGCCGGCCGATGCCGGAACTGCGGGTCGCTCTCGTTCCCGCCGTCGGGCGCGTGTTCGTCCTGCGGCACGCGCGATAGCTACGCCGAGGTCACCCTCCCCGGCACCGGCACCGTCGAGGCGGCGACGGTCATCGGACAGGGCGGGGCACCGCCGGAGTTCGTCGAGCAACAGGCTCGCGACGGGGCGTACGTCAGCGCCGTCGTCGCCCTCGACGGGCCGGACGGCGGCACGGTCAGCGCGCCGATGCAGGTGGTCGAGACGGACGGGAAACCGGGCGTCGGCGACGAACTGACCGCGACCGTCCGACGCGTCTACACGCAGGAGGGCGTCACGCGGTACGGAGTCAAGATGCTCCCCGTCGACGCCGAACGGTAG
- a CDS encoding sugar phosphate isomerase/epimerase family protein, with amino-acid sequence MTSFAFQLYSVHAIDDPLPTVVERVGETGFDGVELAGLGDADPEDVGDALERTGLELAGAHVGIEELEANAEAVAETYGALGCENVVVPWFEPEEFEDRASVEAAGARLNAVAEDLAEYDLSLHYHNHDQEFTDLDGEPALTRLMEATEDVSFELDLGWVGAAGYDPLSYLDDHADRIRLVHLKDYHAETGEPAEVGEGDIDVEETVSTVRDHGFDWLIYEAEERPDSYETLDHAAEIAETYW; translated from the coding sequence ATGACATCGTTCGCGTTCCAACTGTACAGCGTTCACGCGATAGACGACCCACTCCCGACCGTCGTCGAACGGGTCGGCGAGACGGGGTTCGACGGCGTCGAACTCGCCGGACTCGGTGATGCAGACCCCGAGGACGTCGGTGACGCCCTCGAACGGACGGGGCTCGAACTCGCGGGGGCGCACGTCGGCATCGAGGAACTGGAGGCGAACGCCGAAGCCGTCGCGGAGACGTACGGCGCACTCGGCTGTGAGAACGTCGTCGTGCCGTGGTTCGAGCCCGAGGAGTTCGAGGACCGAGCGTCCGTCGAAGCGGCGGGCGCGCGCCTGAACGCCGTCGCCGAGGACCTCGCGGAGTACGACCTCTCTCTGCACTACCACAACCACGACCAGGAGTTCACGGACCTCGACGGCGAACCGGCTCTGACGCGCCTGATGGAGGCGACGGAAGACGTCTCCTTCGAACTGGACCTCGGGTGGGTCGGCGCCGCCGGCTACGACCCGCTCTCGTACCTCGACGACCACGCCGACCGGATACGTCTGGTCCACCTGAAGGATTACCACGCCGAGACGGGCGAACCCGCCGAAGTCGGCGAGGGAGACATCGACGTCGAGGAGACCGTTTCGACGGTCCGCGACCACGGCTTCGACTGGCTGATATACGAGGCTGAGGAGCGTCCGGACTCCTACGAGACGCTCGACCACGCCGCCGAGATTGCCGAAACGTACTGGTAG
- a CDS encoding AGE family epimerase/isomerase: MNDQTPFRSPEWLRRDAIDALQFHRERSVDTHFGGYVAQVSDRDGAIYDSRTKHLVPTARFVFAFSVGELLDGPVWCEPAAEHGLSYLRNVAYDEERDGYAWLFEGREPTDETRSTYGHAFVLLAYATATRAGIGDVADRIGETFDILDERFWEAEHGAFASNRTADWEPAEPDYRGQNANMHATEALLAAYEATGEERYRSRAATVAETIARDKPDEADGLLCEHFTSDWEVDWEYNRDEKADLFRPWGYQPGHMLEWAKLLVRLHHHDDAGWYLDRAERFFDASVTDGWDDERGGFYYTIDREGEPIVDAKYTWALEEGLGAAARLGATTGDDRYWSWYDRIHDYLHEYATNRSLGIRYERLTPDGAIHPSIDETPKVKSGYHHVNACYEVLESLDAV; encoded by the coding sequence ATGAACGACCAGACCCCGTTCCGGTCGCCCGAGTGGCTCCGTCGAGACGCCATCGACGCCCTCCAGTTTCACCGAGAGCGATCGGTGGACACCCACTTCGGCGGCTACGTCGCACAGGTGAGCGACCGCGACGGCGCCATCTACGACTCGCGGACGAAGCACCTCGTCCCCACCGCGCGCTTCGTCTTCGCATTCAGCGTCGGCGAACTCCTCGACGGCCCGGTGTGGTGCGAACCGGCCGCCGAACACGGCCTCTCGTACCTCCGAAACGTCGCCTACGACGAGGAACGGGACGGCTACGCGTGGCTGTTCGAGGGGCGAGAACCGACCGACGAGACGCGGTCGACGTACGGCCACGCGTTCGTCCTCCTCGCGTACGCAACGGCCACGCGCGCCGGCATCGGCGACGTGGCGGACCGCATCGGAGAGACGTTCGACATCCTCGACGAGCGGTTCTGGGAGGCCGAACACGGGGCGTTCGCCAGCAACCGGACGGCCGACTGGGAACCCGCCGAACCGGACTACCGGGGACAGAACGCGAACATGCACGCCACCGAGGCGTTGCTTGCCGCCTACGAGGCCACCGGCGAGGAACGATACCGCTCGCGGGCGGCGACGGTCGCAGAGACCATCGCGCGGGACAAACCGGACGAAGCTGACGGACTGCTCTGCGAACACTTCACGTCCGACTGGGAGGTTGACTGGGAGTACAACCGCGACGAGAAGGCCGACCTGTTCCGCCCGTGGGGCTACCAACCGGGTCACATGCTGGAGTGGGCGAAACTGCTCGTCCGCCTGCACCACCACGACGACGCCGGCTGGTACCTCGACAGGGCCGAGCGCTTCTTCGACGCCTCCGTCACCGACGGCTGGGACGACGAACGCGGCGGCTTCTACTACACCATCGACCGGGAGGGCGAACCCATCGTGGACGCGAAGTACACGTGGGCGCTGGAGGAGGGACTGGGCGCGGCGGCGCGACTGGGCGCGACGACGGGCGACGACCGCTACTGGAGCTGGTACGACCGAATCCACGACTACCTGCACGAGTACGCGACGAACCGCTCGCTCGGCATCCGCTACGAACGGCTCACGCCCGACGGAGCGATTCACCCGAGCATCGACGAGACCCCGAAGGTCAAGAGCGGCTACCATCACGTCAACGCCTGCTACGAGGTGCTGGAGTCGCTGGACGCCGTCTGA